A portion of the Blastochloris tepida genome contains these proteins:
- a CDS encoding PAS domain-containing protein, translating to MVIGPSAPLAALPFPALAVDEDGGIRGINAAGRDALGLASYDPAPQHLAAIIGTEALAEFGDLRHLPGGATVRGPLAVPLLRDNGRAGRAVVTLFWHGDDRSGTWACLLSEVRHPGRASAEDVLSCMVDACGEAMWCIEFDDPVDTTQPRDEIIRQIFENRCHWTLCNRAMARIYGVPDGSDLNREPVSRFFARSAENEWFIGQLIDSNYSIDGVASCDHLHDGTPVFLENTVRCHIEDGLLWRLIGTLRDLTTFKATEAALSRREESVKDVLGAIADVVVVIDRDARLCAANPAFEKLFGVPVEPWLGRTLTPLVDLERHLHPRWASLEPFTVLASRPGQGAIACEATLAPVPDGFDGRFVAVLRPARARSEPLPTVMIGRRA from the coding sequence GTGGTGATCGGTCCCTCCGCCCCGCTGGCCGCGCTGCCGTTCCCCGCCTTGGCGGTTGACGAGGATGGCGGCATCCGCGGCATCAATGCCGCCGGCCGCGATGCCCTCGGTCTGGCATCGTACGATCCGGCACCGCAACACCTTGCGGCGATCATCGGCACCGAGGCGTTGGCGGAGTTTGGCGACCTTCGGCATCTGCCGGGCGGTGCGACCGTGCGCGGACCGCTGGCGGTGCCGCTGCTCCGGGACAATGGCCGTGCCGGGCGGGCGGTGGTGACGCTGTTCTGGCACGGCGACGATCGATCCGGCACCTGGGCCTGCCTCTTGTCCGAGGTTCGCCACCCCGGACGAGCCAGCGCCGAGGATGTGCTGTCCTGCATGGTCGACGCCTGCGGCGAGGCGATGTGGTGCATCGAGTTCGACGACCCCGTCGACACCACCCAGCCGCGCGACGAGATCATCCGCCAGATCTTCGAGAACCGCTGCCACTGGACCCTGTGCAATCGCGCAATGGCGCGGATCTACGGCGTTCCCGACGGCAGCGATCTCAACCGCGAGCCGGTCTCGCGCTTCTTCGCCCGCAGCGCCGAGAACGAATGGTTCATCGGCCAGCTCATCGACAGCAATTACAGCATCGACGGCGTCGCCTCCTGCGACCATCTTCACGACGGCACGCCGGTCTTTCTCGAAAACACCGTGCGCTGCCACATCGAGGATGGGCTGCTGTGGCGGCTGATCGGCACGCTGCGCGATCTGACCACCTTCAAGGCGACCGAGGCCGCGCTCAGCCGGCGCGAGGAGAGCGTGAAGGACGTGCTCGGCGCCATCGCCGACGTGGTGGTGGTGATCGACCGCGACGCCCGCCTGTGCGCCGCCAATCCGGCGTTCGAGAAGCTGTTCGGCGTGCCGGTCGAGCCCTGGCTCGGGCGCACGCTGACGCCGCTGGTCGATCTTGAGCGCCACCTCCATCCGCGCTGGGCGTCGCTTGAACCGTTCACGGTGCTGGCCTCCCGACCGGGACAGGGCGCCATCGCGTGCGAGGCGACGCTCGCGCCGGTGCCGGACGGCTTCGACGGCCGATTTGTTGCCGTACTGCGGCCGGCTCGGGCGCGGTCCGAACCCCTGCCGACGGTGATGATCGGGAGGCGTGCATGA